The window ataaaataaatacttccAAAACAATTCCAGTCGACATtcggataaatttaaaataaaagaaaaatgcgACATCTCGTGCTAATACTCTAGTTATTCCCTCGTATAATAAGGATCAAATCACCACAATGACACCAAATTACTAATATAAACAACAAACAGAAATGAAACATAAACAAAACTCAACTGCGATGCGTTTTAAGAACTAAACTGTGACCCTCAGGTTACAATTTCAGCTGGTACTCTAACCTCATATTCATCAGTTTCCATAatcatcttttttttctttatccCTCAGTAaaccaagaaaaagaagaaacatAAAAAAGAAGAATCCTCCTTCCCAGCCGTCtcccccacctccacctccaccccCGCCGCCACCATTTGGAGGAAGCCCCGGGCCCCCATTATCAAGTACTGGAGACTTCGACTTCTCTACAACATTTGAACGCATTTTAAGCACAATATAATCCACATATTTCTTTAACGTGAAACCTAATATTTAACACTAAATCATCAATACTTTTTAATACACATGTGATATGGTTTCAAGGGATGAACCCGCATATGGTCAGTTTCAATGAGATTTCATTCTTGAATAGAAATTTATTTGATATGGTTCCAAAGGAGGAACCGGGTGTGGACAGTCTCAataaaatttcattcttgaataaaaaaaattatttcttgaTATAATAAGATAAGATGAACAAAGTAGGGGTTTCTATGACGAAACATGAGAGGATACAAGTTACACcatgatttttaattagaagAGAGATTTCAGTTTGTATCAGACAACAGCAAGGACCGAAGATTTGTTCATGTGTGATGCATTAAACTTTCTGAATGGCCACctttatatatcattttttcgCAAATATACTAACTTATATTTTCCAATCCTGTAAAAGGTACCTCTGTGCGGAACAAGAGTTATGGTGGCGGACTGTTGGCGACGGGTAAGAGGTTTGGTCTGCGTTGCAACACACGTTGAATTCTGCAAAAGCAAGGAAATTATATCTAGATCTGTAGTTATGAAAAGTAGTCTAATTGCATAATAAATTCAGGTTGGGTACTTCAGAGGTCCTTTTCTATTTCAACATGTCAAATGCGCAGGACTCACCTAGCGGAAAGAAAGGTGCATGCTCATTCTAAATGCTGAAGTATCTGAAAGACTGAATCATGCTATGACTTGACATGATCAATCAAAGAAATTATGAGAATTCCAGATTATTGTTAGCACACTTTGTAACAACCAAATTTGTAATTTCATCCCTATATCAGGAAGAATTcgggaaaaaaaacaaattcacaGTTTTCAATTTCATATCTGTCAGACTGGCTGAGTAATGGCAGCTTTTTTTGTGTAGAATTTGTTCTCATGACCTTTATACCGAGATAGTCCTCTACTATAACTACTAAACCTGCAAGTCATAAATTTAGTTTTGATATGCTTATTTCATGATGTAGCTCCCACGTATATCTTTTACATGGAAGAGTTGAGGAAGGTTTAAATACCATATGTCTAGCACATAATTTTACAGTAAAATCTTTCACTAGCAATATTTATAAGCATTGATATCATGACATGCAAAAATATTCTACAGTATAGAATTCAATAGTAAAATCAACTTACAAAAGCAGCAGCACATATTGCAGAAGCAGAACCTGTTCTGCTAAAATGTACAAAGGCTCCTCTTTTATCAAATGGGTAAGACTGGATGCGAAGGGGAGACTGGATGTGACGCGGTCTGAAGTTCACTGAATGATTATTAATGCGACTGGAACTGGACTTCCATGGACCATATTTATCATGTTTGGTTTGCCTCCCAACTGTGCTTGCTGTAAAAAACCATAACAACGCACAATTTACcagaagaaaatttcaaaatcttaCTATCTGCCAGAAAACCAAAATTTTAAGTTATGGCAAGAGTAAAAAAACATCGCTTAATTCATTTCAGTAAAAAGGAACACGATAAGCCTCCTAGATTGCAGTATGAGTCTTTCTCGTTATAAAGAATTCTTCATCCATTACTCAGCATGAAGCAGCATTTTTATAAATATCCTATTTTCATGTAGTTTTGTAAGAAAGATTCGGTTAACTTCTAAAATGAGATTCTCCATTTCTTACCTATAATACTCAATTCAAGGTCAAATCAGTTTAAGCTTAATTCTACGTCAAATTTAAATTAAGCTGCAGGAAATTCAAGcagaaaaaagaaatatataacgTACCAAAGCACCATGATAGTGTCATAGTGCACAGAAGAAGAAAGAACAAACAAAATAGAGGAATGAAAAGCATAAACAACTCATATTTCACTTCAATAACAATTTTACAAGTAAATATTTGCAAGCCTTCGAAATAATTTTAGTGATTTAAGGCTCCCTTTCAGTATATCTGCAAGCGACTGGAATTTTATGCAGGAGAAAATCATCTGAATGAAGGAGTAATTACTGAAGGTCGAAGGAAAGAGTGCCATACAACTACGCAAAAGGCTAATTCTGTCTGCATAAATGAATTACAGCCTCCTAAA of the Daucus carota subsp. sativus chromosome 4, DH1 v3.0, whole genome shotgun sequence genome contains:
- the LOC108218113 gene encoding uncharacterized protein LOC108218113 → MCFTNIDSTRSLLSIKMLNLIDIPMASPVDQRFLELACGFGATATSLVVASTVGRQTKHDKYGPWKSSSSRINNHSVNFRPRHIQSPLRIQSYPFDKRGAFVHFSRTGSASAICAAAFNSTCVATQTKPLTRRQQSATITLVPHREKSKSPVLDNGGPGLPPNGGGGGGGGGGGDGWEGGFFFFMFLLFLGLLRDKEKKDDYGN